TTTATTGATGCGTTAGAAGTTATAAGTAGAATAAAAGAAGGAGGTAGGTTCTTGGATTTTGTAAATTGGTTTGAAAAAAAGGCGATTGAAAAGTATGGACGGCATTTATAGTCATAAACCTCTTGTCGATGGTATCCTTAGATTGCTGTCGAGCCCATCTGATGTTTGTCGAGCCTGTCGATAATGTCGAGATTACAATAGATATTTGTAATACAATTTGAGTAAAAAATTGAAAAATTGAGAATTGTGATATATAATACAATTAGTTTTATAATTTTATATCTTTTGAATTAAGGGGGGATAATATGGTGTTAAGTAAAATTTATGCAAGAACTCTCGACCCAATTCACATCGGGACAGGTGGATATAGGTTAGGAAGAGTTGACAACACGATCGTGAGAGATCCTGCAACGGATGTTCCAAAGATACCAGGAACTTCTATAGCAGGTGTGATCAAGGCATTTGCAGAAATTGTTAAAGAAGAAGATGAAAAGAAAAGTGATGCGGATAAAAAACTCAAAGATATAAACATCGAAGAATTGTTTGGAACTGAAACAAAGAAAGGTGCATTACATTTTTATGATGGTCAGATAATCTTCTTTCCTGTTTCTTCGATCCAGGGCACGGTATGGATAACCACAAAAGAACTTCTCAGATACTGGTTTGGCGTAAAAGATGAAATTTCAGATAACTTAGGAGATAAAGCTTTGGCACTTTGTGGAATAGATACAACAAAGCCGTTGAATCTTGGTTGGTTGTTACTCGAAATTAAGAAAAATGAAACAAATCAATCTCTTCCTTCCCAAATAGTTGATTGGGTGAAAAGAATCGTTGTTGTATCAGATAAACTCTTTTCCCACATTGTAAACGACAATCTTGAAGTGAGAACTTCTGTGAGAATAGATAAAGATACCGGAACTGCGGTAGAAAGGGCTCTCTTTACGTACGAAGCAATACCAAGAGGTACAATCTTTGGTTTTGAAATCTGCCTTGATAGAACTCGAAATTCTATTTCAGGCGATGTAATAAAGATAGTGATGAATGTTGTTGACCTTTATCTCAAAAATCTTGGTATAGGCGGCATGGGTACAAGGGGATTTGGAAGATTGGAAATTCTAAAAGAATCTTCTATAGAAAAATCTTCGGGGGTGTGAACAATGCACAATCTTGATTTTGTGTGCGTGAAAATTGCCCAGGAAATTGTGAGTTCATCTGGTGACGAGAAGAAAAAATTAGAAAACAACTTAAGAAAAGCACTTGGCGTTCTGCAGGAAGATGGTGTTTATGCAATGTTTCTGTGGCTTGAGGATAAAGACAAAACAGTCAGAGAAAAACTCACAGGTTTGTTGAATGAACCAGAAATAAGAAGATATCTTTTGAATGATTCAGCAAGATTTAGTCGAGATTTTGCTGCTTTTTGCAGAAATCTGGCAGAAGTCGCAAAAGATATAGATAAATTACTTTTCATGAAAAGAATCATTGAGCGCATACTGATTTATGCGTTGTATCATTCAAAAATCGGGTGAAAAAGATGTGGAAAAGGCTTGATATCGTTTTCAGATTGAAGAGCCCCCTTCACATAGGCTATATGCCTTTCGAAGTGTTTGTGTTTTCTCCCACACGTTACTATGTTCCTGGAAGAAATTTTTGGGGCGCTATAACAAAGAGAATAACAGAATATCTGTATGAGAAACCAAAAGCGGAAAATTACAAAGAGATTGGTGTGAAGGTTATGAAGAATTTCAGGTTTTCTTATTTCTACGTCTATGATGGAAAAACAGTTTATCTTCCACGTTATACAGAAAATGGATTGAGATATGGAGACGACAACCGTGAGGTAAGTAAATCGGAATTCGAATGCAGGTTCATCAGAAGTTTTGTTTCAACAGCGATCGATTCTGACGGAACTGCAAAAGATGGAAGTCTTCATGAGCTTGAGCTTATAAGTAACAAGATCAAGGATGAAGATGGAAACACGAAAGATGTGAAAATAGCTGGGTGTGTCTGGATAAAAGAAGATACAGAAATAGTTTTAGGTGAAGGCATAATAGAGGAATTCATTCTTGGTGGAGAATCGAAGTATGGTTTTGGTCATGTTGTTTTTGAATCGATCAATGAGATTTCAGTCTTTGAATGGGATGATCCTGAAAGTGTGGAAATAAGAAGCAAGCCTCTTCCTGCCCATTTGAAGTATGAGAAAAATTTGAAGTTCAAGGGAGATATAGAGCTTCTCACTGGGAGGGGATATTACGATCCAAATTCACCAGAGAAAGAAAACGGTGGTTGTAAACCGGGAGCTGTCATATCAATTCCTGAATATTACTTTGTACCAGGAACGGTTTTAGCGGAACCTAAAAAATTCAAAGTGAGATGGGATGGTATCTTAGAGGTGAGTGGGAATGAATGAATACGTTGTAAAGATAAAGGCATTGACACGTATATGGACAGGTGATGCAAAAGGGGAAAACAACACTCTGAAGGAAACCGGAATCATTGGAAGTTTAAGATGGTGGTACGAAGCACTGGTTAGAGGATTGGGAGGATATGCATGTGATCCGACTTCAGGCGATAGATGTTCGCTTGACCAGATGAAATTTAAAGAGGCTCTGAAAAAAGGCAAATCTGAACAAGAAGCGTTGAATGAACAGATATGCCTAGTCTGCCAATTTTTTGGTTGTACGGGATGGTCAAAAAAGTTCGTGTTGCGTATCTTAGATAAGGATGGAAAAATTAAGTTAAGTCCCATAGAATCAGACGAAGAATTGATTTTCAAATTCATACCTTTAAAAGAAGTTAGCAATGAAGAATGGGCACTTCTCAATTCAACGCTTCATTTTATAGCTGAATATGGAGCAATTGGCGGCAAAACTGTGTTGAAACCTTCAGATGAAAGTGGAAGGGAAAATGCACCTCATCATTTAGATTTTGGATTAATAGAAATCATAGAATCGAAACTGAGTACTTCATCAAAAGAAAATTTAGAAAAATACGTGAAAAGCTTTCCAAGAAACCGCACAGATCAAGAAAATCCAAAATGGGTTTCTATCAAGAATTTTTGGTGTGTCAAAGGAAAATATCTTGCTCGTCAATGCTGTAGTATCAGCACATACAACAATGTTTTGGGAAGGAAAGAACCCAAAATTCAAGCAAATCAATTATCCAACCAAAATGATGCTATCTCCAAATGGCTTGCTGGTTCTCAAAAAGAGAGTAAGAAGATCTTCAGCTTCAAAACTTCTCCCAGAACATTTGGTTTTATTAATCCAGATAGGGGGATAGATTTTGAAACCATTAGAGATCGACTCAAAAATGTCTGGGGAAAAGAGAATGGGTGGAAACTTTTAAAGGGCGAGGAAGCCCTGGATGAAATGTACCGGGGGGATCAAAATGATACATGATTATTTTTTATCAAAGGCAAACATAAAAGATTTCAATGAATGGGACAAAAAAAAGAAAGATTCTATCAATGATAGAAGAAAAAAAGAAGAACGGCAAAACATGAATTCTGATAAAAAGAAAAAACTGTATTTGGAAGAAATATTCATTGTCCCGCTGGCTAAAGAGAAACAAAATATCGAGAATGAATCTAAGAATAAAAATATCCACGTCTTTTACCCCAAAAAAGAAGATTTAGCATCTCTTCCCAATGGTTCCGTATTGATTAAAATCACCTTCACCCTCAAAAAACCATACACCAGCAAAGATGAAGGAGAGTTTCACATCATCGATGGAAAAATCTTCGATAATCCGATTGTCAGAGATAAATTCACAAATCTTCCAATGATTAGGCCCTCCACGTGGAAAGGTCATTTGAGATTTGCTGCCGAAAGAGTTGATTGTCAAAACAAAAAAGAAATTATAAATCGTCTCTTTGGTTCAGAAAATGAAGACGAAGAAAAATTGAAAGGAAGGCTCTATTTTTTTCCAACGTTTTTTGAAGAAGATTCAGATAAAGACGTCATCACTCCGCTTAAAAGAGATACCAGAACACCAGCCAGAGGTCCAATATTAATTGAAGTTGTGAAAGCAGGCAGTAAAGGCGAGTTCTATCTTCTGTACGTTCCTTATCCCAGAGGGAGGGATTTTAGGAAAGAACAGATAGAAGAAGATTTGAATTTTCTTACTGAAGCATTGAAACTCATGTTTTATACCTATGGATTTTCGGCAAAAAAGACGTCTGGTTTCGGGGTAATTGAGGAACTGAAAGAAGAAAACGTAGAAATTTATCCCGAAGACAAAAAAGGGATCTTCTCAATATTGTACACCAAACACAACAATATTGTTAATGATGGTGTATAAAAGTGAGAATCAACCTGTTGGATCGCCTTGCAAAAAGGGGTAATACTTTTACCTTTGAGGAAGTGGTTGAGACATTCAATATTTCAAGAAAAACTTTATGGGTAATTTTGAGCCGTCTTGAAAAACAAGGATGGGTTGAAAGAATAGAAAAGGGTAAATATATGATTGTTCCTCTTGGCGCTGAAAAAGGAAGAAAGAACAAACCCTTGAAATTTTTGGAATTGATTACAAGATAGTAAGAATAACAGAAACAAATATTTTCAGTTTATGCAGAGAAGTGAAAATAGAACCAAAATAAAGTTGGATATAACAAAAGCTAAGAATGAAAGAATATTGCTACCCGTGCTCAGGAAAAAGATAATTCATCCGTTGTACTTCAAGGGGTGAAAACTATGCATATTGAAATGATTAAAAAGAAAAGAGAGATGATATTGATTGGAGAAATCGGGGCGTTACTTCATGATATTGGGAAGCTTCATCCTCATTTTATCAAGACACAGTCGATAGAGGATATAAAAGGACTGTCTCACCATGCCAGAGATATAGATCAGCTTATGAAAGCAGAACTAATTGATTTTTTCAAACGCATAAATATAAAGATAAACACTGAAAGTATGTCGATATACGATGCCATCAGATTTCATCATGATCCAACGAATAATTTATTAAAGTGTTTAGAGAAATGTGACAAGAAAGACTCTGCTGACGACAAGGGTATTGTAAGGAGAAAACAGTCCTTGGATAGCACATGGATTTCTTCGCCGTTTGGGCATCCAAAAGAGAAAATAGATCTGAACTGTCTTCAAAAGAGATTCGATGATATTCAGAATAACCTGATTGAACTCTTCAAAAATTATGCATGTCATTATTTGAGAAACACTTTGATTGACACTCTCAAAACCTCATTCTCTCGTGCGCTTGGGGAAACAAGAATTCCTTCAAACGATGTCACTTTGTGGGATCATTCTTATTCAACAGCATCTTTGTTTAAATCTCTCTTGGCTGGAAAGGTCTGTGGAGGATATTTTACCTGTAAAAACTTGAAATGGAGAATCTTTGGTATTTGCTGGAATGGAGTGGGGTTCATAAACAAAGGAAAAAAGGTGGCGGAAATTGAATCAAGAAACGATGTGATAGAAAATCTCAAGAAAGAGTTAAAGAAAATCTTCGAGGAGGAAATTCCTATAGGTAATGTGGTCTTTGAAGACACGAACGGAATCTATTTCACTTTCCCAGATCTGGAAAAGGTAGGTGACCTTGCAGAAGAGTGCGCAAAAATTGCCCTGGAAACGATTTATAAAGAAACTCAGAACGAACTGTGGCCATTTTTCAAATTGAGTAAGGCAGTTACAACTCTTACAGTCATTTCTAATATGTTGAAGTTCGCCTCTGAGAAGAGAGAGATCCCAAAGATGACGCCCGTATTATTTGCTGAAGATAAGGAAAGACATTTGGAAAACCCCGTTCTTCCATCTTTTACTGTTAGAGAGAGTGTATGTCCTGTTTGTGGTATCAGACCGATGATCAAAGAGAAGAATCGATGCGAAGTATGCAACGAAAGAAGGAAGGGAAGGCTTTCAAAATGGCTTTCAAGCAGGAAAGAAACTATATGGATAGACGAAGTTGCAGATAAAAACAACAAAATTGCTTTGATATCTTTGAATTTTTTCCTCGATAAATGGCTCGATGGAACAATGGTAGGAACCATTTATTCGCAGACGTTTGAAGATTGGTTGAATAAAGAAAGATCAAAGTTATATAAAACGCAGAAAGAAAAGTTAAATGAAATAGAAGATGAAATCAAGAATCTAAGAAAAGAGATTGAAGGAATGAAGAAAGCAAAGGATCCAGAAAGAGTAAAAGAGAACATAGATGAAAAACTTGAAAAAATAAAATACCTGGAGCAGAAGAAAAAAGATTTTTCTTTCTTGTTGTCTCCAAACAAAGAAACAATCTACAAAGCATTAGACATGTTTTTTGAAGCCAGAAGTAATAATGACAATAAAACTGCCGCTGAAATATTGAGCACATTTTTTGAGGAAATCAATTTAAGTAAGGATGAGCTTGATGGACATT
The DNA window shown above is from Thermotoga profunda AZM34c06 and carries:
- the cmr4 gene encoding type III-B CRISPR module RAMP protein Cmr4 — encoded protein: MLSKIYARTLDPIHIGTGGYRLGRVDNTIVRDPATDVPKIPGTSIAGVIKAFAEIVKEEDEKKSDADKKLKDINIEELFGTETKKGALHFYDGQIIFFPVSSIQGTVWITTKELLRYWFGVKDEISDNLGDKALALCGIDTTKPLNLGWLLLEIKKNETNQSLPSQIVDWVKRIVVVSDKLFSHIVNDNLEVRTSVRIDKDTGTAVERALFTYEAIPRGTIFGFEICLDRTRNSISGDVIKIVMNVVDLYLKNLGIGGMGTRGFGRLEILKESSIEKSSGV
- the cmr1 gene encoding type III-B CRISPR module RAMP protein Cmr1 — protein: MNEYVVKIKALTRIWTGDAKGENNTLKETGIIGSLRWWYEALVRGLGGYACDPTSGDRCSLDQMKFKEALKKGKSEQEALNEQICLVCQFFGCTGWSKKFVLRILDKDGKIKLSPIESDEELIFKFIPLKEVSNEEWALLNSTLHFIAEYGAIGGKTVLKPSDESGRENAPHHLDFGLIEIIESKLSTSSKENLEKYVKSFPRNRTDQENPKWVSIKNFWCVKGKYLARQCCSISTYNNVLGRKEPKIQANQLSNQNDAISKWLAGSQKESKKIFSFKTSPRTFGFINPDRGIDFETIRDRLKNVWGKENGWKLLKGEEALDEMYRGDQNDT
- a CDS encoding RAMP superfamily CRISPR-associated protein, with the translated sequence MIHDYFLSKANIKDFNEWDKKKKDSINDRRKKEERQNMNSDKKKKLYLEEIFIVPLAKEKQNIENESKNKNIHVFYPKKEDLASLPNGSVLIKITFTLKKPYTSKDEGEFHIIDGKIFDNPIVRDKFTNLPMIRPSTWKGHLRFAAERVDCQNKKEIINRLFGSENEDEEKLKGRLYFFPTFFEEDSDKDVITPLKRDTRTPARGPILIEVVKAGSKGEFYLLYVPYPRGRDFRKEQIEEDLNFLTEALKLMFYTYGFSAKKTSGFGVIEELKEENVEIYPEDKKGIFSILYTKHNNIVNDGV
- a CDS encoding type IV toxin-antitoxin system AbiEi family antitoxin domain-containing protein, whose protein sequence is MDRLAKRGNTFTFEEVVETFNISRKTLWVILSRLEKQGWVERIEKGKYMIVPLGAEKGRKNKPLKFLELITR
- a CDS encoding CRISPR-associated protein Csx11, with the translated sequence MHIEMIKKKREMILIGEIGALLHDIGKLHPHFIKTQSIEDIKGLSHHARDIDQLMKAELIDFFKRINIKINTESMSIYDAIRFHHDPTNNLLKCLEKCDKKDSADDKGIVRRKQSLDSTWISSPFGHPKEKIDLNCLQKRFDDIQNNLIELFKNYACHYLRNTLIDTLKTSFSRALGETRIPSNDVTLWDHSYSTASLFKSLLAGKVCGGYFTCKNLKWRIFGICWNGVGFINKGKKVAEIESRNDVIENLKKELKKIFEEEIPIGNVVFEDTNGIYFTFPDLEKVGDLAEECAKIALETIYKETQNELWPFFKLSKAVTTLTVISNMLKFASEKREIPKMTPVLFAEDKERHLENPVLPSFTVRESVCPVCGIRPMIKEKNRCEVCNERRKGRLSKWLSSRKETIWIDEVADKNNKIALISLNFFLDKWLDGTMVGTIYSQTFEDWLNKERSKLYKTQKEKLNEIEDEIKNLRKEIEGMKKAKDPERVKENIDEKLEKIKYLEQKKKDFSFLLSPNKETIYKALDMFFEARSNNDNKTAAEILSTFFEEINLSKDELDGHLNNIKERIGTDQLTRENLATFLFTQNSSSARLYRIWHETEEFLNLVVEKIKNTVYSTKWNRVKFTIDTNEFSKLGKQIEPETPYIVRMENLNPPDFLVFHNKNGEFYTIESLEKYRFEDKTGLEAIKSVLKKDGIGHIEPEEDSKNSGNLIKSGEHLQVVKISEEEYDPLIEINKSPLSLRLIVPAQDSMKIISLVTELYNEMFKRVIGKLPLNIKLLVAKRKFPLYLLLDAESRMLEGEEFKKQVAMYPWWNIKRHDEFYGFYPVDSIENGKKYTIDDLNTISKEKIFYLYPGYFDFDLLLGNTDRYNIAYSEEEKVKRADEIYRLFTKRPYYFYEISEILELWDVLTDLTSSQIHFIEETLTLKIREWRDAKGKEDVFTKFAQATLKDAFSDKWDKLRDETKRLLLKSACNGLLLDTINLFRRTLA